One Mercurialis annua linkage group LG3, ddMerAnnu1.2, whole genome shotgun sequence DNA window includes the following coding sequences:
- the LOC126673397 gene encoding uncharacterized protein LOC126673397 encodes MAEGKKNEPNKPMVSGIMAVSPRITDHKLTGASNYVDWSTNVTLYLRSIRKSRHLTDDPKTDDEDWMADDACLLLGIKNSIDAKIVSLVRHCGYCKQIMDYLKSLYAGKGNVSRLYDTYKSFYTTDRQGQSVQDYYMQLKDTFEQLNELLPLSTDITVLQAQREQMFVLRFLCGLGSEYEGVTSQILSSAEIPDGEEALTRILRSNLVLSATPSVPPSSALYSQRHTSDRSFKGPTRGSTRDMRSPNDGSKPVECYYCHEPGHTKRTCPLLKAKEKRYRSAQVATTDVTPPATLSAQSYTLTAEEYAKYQESLASKRSSSVTAIAESGNSNKCLVSSSSKWVIDSGATDHMTGSYDEADYW; translated from the exons ATGGCTGAAGGAAAGAAAAATGAACCTAATAAACCTATGGTTAGTGGTATTATGGCAGTATCTCCTAGGATTACTGATCATAAATTGACTGGGGCGTCCAATTATGTTGATTGGTCCACTAATGTTACGTTGTATCTTCGGAGTATCAGAAAATCACGTCATTTGACTGATGACCCGAAAACAGATGATGAAGATTGGATGGCTGATGATGCTTGTCTCTTACTTGGCATCAAGAACTCTATTGATGCTAAGATTGTTAGCTTGGTTCGTCATTGTGGGTATTGCAAACAAATTATGGATTATTTGAAGTCTTTATATGCTGGAAAGGGTAATGTTTCTCGCTTATATGATACATATAAGTCGTTTTATACTACTGATCGCCAAGGGCAATCTGTTCAGGATTACTATATGCAGCTAAAGGACACCTTTGAGCAATTAAATGAATTGCTACCTCTGAGCACAGATATTACGGTCCTTCAAGCTCAACGAGAACAAATGTTTGTTCTCCGATTTTTATGTGGACTCGGTTCAGAATATGAAGGAGTCACTTCTCAGATTCTCTCTAGTGCTGAAATTCCTGATGGTGAGGAGGCTCTGACTCGTATTTTGCGCAGTAATCTAGTTCTTTCAGCCACTCCTTCTGTTCCTCCTTCTAGTGCTCTTTATAGCCAAAGGCATACTTCTGACCGCTCTTTTAAGGGTCCAACAAGGGGGAGCACCCGGGACATGCGAAGTCCAAATGATGGAAGCAAACCTGTTGAATGCTATTATTGTCATGAGCCTGGTCATACTAAACGAACTTGTCCTCTTCTAAAGGCCAAGGAGAAACGGTATCGGTCTGCTCAGGTTGCTACTACTGATGTTACACCCCCTGCTACACTCTCTGCTCAATCTTACACTCTTACTGCGGAAGAATATGCCAAGTATCAAGAATCATTAGCTTCAAAGCGTTCTTCGTCTGTCACTGCTATTGCTGAGTCAGGTAATTCCAATAAGTGCCTCGTTTCTTCGTCTTCAAAATGGGTCATTGATTCTGGTGCTACAGATCATATGACAG GATCTTATGACGAAGCAGATTATTGGTAG